From Paenibacillus graminis:
GGTATTCCCTAAGCGACTTATCATAATTAGGTTTGACTCGCAAAGGACGTTCAGTACCATTAAACACCTCTCTGGCTATACGATCTTCTACATTCCCCTCAACATCGACAAATTTAATGCTGTGCTTATTCAGCAATTCAATATCCTCAAGACGGATTTTTGTCTTTTTTGCCAGCACATGAAGACCCTGACGGTTAAAAATATCGTTTTTCAAAACATCGCCGATTTTCAGTTTCTTAATATGTATTCTCACCTTGTGTCCCTCCGAAATGGATTAAGCCTTTATTATTCTATCGTAAGAACACAACGTTTTATAAATAGTTCTAAACACCCCTCTCTGACCGATTCCACATGACTAAAAGCGCAATTTGAAGAAATTTTCCTCATAATTGGGATAATATGAAACCCCCGCCTCAATTTGTGGAGGCGGAGGCTAATATCCGTTGCTTTACATTTCGCACGACAGGTGCCTAATATTTAAATGATGGTATCATGCTCGTAGACCTTCGTAGGCCAGCCCCAGGTGAAAGTGGTCAGAGCTAAGCCGCGCGGCATCCTTTCTCACGTGTTCTAAGAGCAATTTGCCGTATCGGTCAGCGGATTGATGTATCCACTGATACCGTCCTCATCCAGCCCGGCGCCAATCAAGCCAACGTATTCATCGTCTCGCTTAATGGCGAACAGCTCGGTATGTTCCTCGTATCGGCTGATCCCCATCCAGTACACATTGGGAATTGTAAATATTCGCTTTTGTTCTTCTGAAACAGACAATTCGCATACCTTCAACCAGTTGATTGCATCTAAGGACTCAATGGTTATATTCATCTATATATTGCTCATTTCATGAATTTTCTGCAAGGTATTCAGATGCATTGATTTATCTTCGGGCGACTCCGCGAATTTATACCCCTCCACAAGCCTGTATCCGAACATAACAAGGATTAGTTCATGGATACAGTGATATGAGATATCGGACACATCCGCATATTCCGCAAAGCCCCTGTAATAGGCCGGAATGCATTTTTGGTAGTATTCAAGCATATGACAGATGTCCGCTTCGTCCGCTATTAAACTTGCGATGTCCTCACCCATGTACCCCCATCCGGCGGTATCCCAGTCGATGAGTACAATTTTACTGTCCGAGCAGAATAGGTTAGCCACCCAAAAATCTCTGTGGCACAGCACTATGGGCAGTTTGTCAATGCGACTGAAGATTTCGTCCGCATTGTTATCTATGTCTATAAGCATTGTACATAGGTGCTTCGGAATTTCGCATTCGTCGGAGCGTATATAATCATACAAAACTGCCCATGACCGGTACCGCAGATAGAAGCTTTTTACGAAATCAAGCTTGCTTAAATTTTTCAAATTCCCCAATACATCCGGTTGCTGGGCATACAGTTTGCCTTGAAACCGCCCCAATTCCTCGGCTGCACGTTCATACATTCCAGAGGTGAGATTTAAGCCTGACACACCCTCAATATATTCCATCCATAGCTGTATCTCATCGCCGTTCATCTCTGCATGGTAGCATTCTGGCCAGCGGAGCGAATCCGTAAAAGTCTTACCCAAATCCGATGCATAGAGGTCATATTCCCTGCGCCATGAATCAGGGTCGTTGTAGCGTTCCCATTTTTTCTGTTTTTTCCAAACTACCTTATACGGCAGAATCTCACCCTCTAAGGTTTCAGCCATGCCCGTTACAAGCCGAACATCTCCCACCGTCCCGCCTTTCAGCTGCCTGGTTTGATAATCCGCGCGGGTTATGGTCTTGCGGAGCACTGCACTCACAACAAGCGCCAGTATTTCGGGCTTTACATATATTTCATCCTGGTTGTTCATATCTTATATCCTCCGTTTTTTTTCATTTGCTTGCTTCCCATGGCAATCGATCAAAGTTCGTGGCTACGACTTGCTCCAGTATGGTTTTGGCATACCCTGCAGCGTGTCCTGAAATAATGACCGTATATTGCTCTCGCTGAACCTCCGTAACCTTTCGGGTATTAAACCTATCGGCATCATTTCGGCTTCAATATAACCCACTGGTATCAAAACAATCACGGACGCAATCCCCCCTGCAAATCTAAGCTGTTTTTGGGCATAAAAATGCCGCGAACAAGCAGCCTCCTAAGAAGCTGCTGTTTCGCGGCGCATAAATGCTTATATTTTCAAAAAAGGATACGACCTTCATCGCATCGCGCTAACAGCAGTATTCACGAAAGGTTACTGTTTACGGCATAGCAAAAACACGGGTGATCTTCCCGATTTCTCACCTTCCAAGCTATAAACAAGATTGGAATTTACTATGCCCAATATTCGGTTAAGCTAAAACCACCAATACCATATAAGCAGTCATTAAAAAAACATCCCCTTTCGCAAGCTGCAGTTGAAATCTATTTACTTCTATAGTGAAGCATAACCTTTTGTGAGAGATCAATAGAACGTTTGGTTATAAGTGAGTTTTACCAATCAAATACCCTAAAGACAGGGCTTTCATCTCAGGCTCCCCTTTGCGGTGAGGTCAAGAAAGAAGGTATTCTTTTTATTGAAATCCAAGAGAATTAACACTTATCAAAAAATAAATCATAGAAAAAAACCTTGATGGACACAGTACCATTCAAGGTTAATCTAATAGACCAAAGCTTTTCAGTTGTTCATTTACTGCACTAGAACCTTCACCCCAACTGCATAGTTGTCACACAAGTATCGTCCTTCTCAAACGTGGAAATCTCGGACTCTGCTTGTTTGCCGTCATGTTCAATAGTAACTTGATAAGTCTGGTCCCGCGGCAGCCACAAGTCGATAAAGCCGTTGGGCTGGGATTTCACCGTTTCGTTGTCCATTATTACCTTGCCGTCCGCGTCTTTGACTGAGATGTTGAACTTTTCCTCTGTCATCTCGCCCTGGCAGCCGGTCAGGCTGTGGGTTGCGCACGGATGGGTTTGATTGAGGTAGGGTGCAATGGAGACGAAAAATTCGTCAGCTGGCAATGCATAGGTCGCCGACTTGCCATCGCTCTCTTTTACCATGAGCTGTGTGGATGAAATCGACGCTGACTCCGCTTTTGCAGTACGCATACTGTAACTCCGTACCATCTGTTTTAGTCCTTGCGTGTCCATTTTAACGCTTTGTACATCCGTTTCAACACTTTCTGATTTTCCAGTCTCTTTTGAGTCATTGGTTCCTGCTAACATATATGTTCCCATGGCAATAACAAACACTATTCCGGCAGCTACAAGTACTTTATTTCTCATCCGGGCAATCCTCCTCCTGTTTCTTTCCCTATTATAATCTAGCCCATACAATTGTAGACAAGACGAAAACGTGACAAATGTGCCAAGCAAGCAACGGCCGGCCAAAGAGTACGCCATACGCAAAAAAAGCGAACCCCTTGTATGACCAGGAAATCCGCCTTAGCTGCTGCTGCCTGTTCTCAAATGGTGAAATCAAACCGTTCACACCGGAATGAAATGGTTAAAATATGAAGATCCAGCCGCAGGCGTTTCAGGCCCAACGAGCTGAGTCCTCTCTTGGTCGATAGAGTCTGCCTGTTTGCTACGGACTGAGCGGCGCTTATCCCTATCAAAAATCATTTTTAGCAAGGTAACGGACTGAGGCGCACTTATTCGCGGACATTTATCCCATTTAAAGCTACTCGTGAAGCCATAAGTGCGCTACGGTCCGTTAGCCCCGGCATAAGTATCCTTATTGAGAAAATAGCGGCGTTACGGTCCGTAAAGATCAGCAAGACAGACATCACAATCTTGAATGCAAGGGTGATAGTGATAGCTAGCGGATTTCACAGGATAAGAACAGATGCTCTACTGGCGGGTGAATAAGGTTGAGGTTACGAAATCCGTATTTGTTAGAGGTTCATCCATTTGGTGAGTCAGGCCCATATTGCTGTACAATCCGCAAGATTTTTGTCCACTGATCGTTGCTTAGGATACTGTTTGTTGAATAACGGAACATACAAGATGTTCGCCCCCTAAGGGTCCCAACTGACTAGAATTCAAAAGCAAACTTAGCCTTCCAGCTCGCGCCGCCGTCCTTCGTGGCATACAGGGTTGAGCTGTTCATATCACGTACCGCCAGCCAGCCCTGATTATGGTCAACGAAGGAGATCACGCCTTCAAAGCCCAGGACCGTCTTGGAGTTGCTCCACGCCTGTCCGTTGTTCTTGGTCATGCCGGTGCCGACCATCTGGGCCGCAGGCTGATAGCCGACCAGGAAGGCTGTGGTTTTGCCGATCACCTGCATCGTTCCGGGACTGCCTGAAGCCGGCCCCTTCTCCTGCTTGGCTGATCCGCTTCCCGGAGCAGGACCGCCGCCAGCCGTTGCCTGGGCAATGATTCGGGTCCAACTGCTGCCTGCATCGGAGCTGCCATAGAGGGAGTACGAGGTCTGCGACATCCCCGAACCGCCATAAAGCACAGTATATACCTGAGAAGCGTTAGCGTAGACTTGAGCGTATAGCGGATCTGAATAGGCCACTTTTTTCATCTGCTTCCAGCTTGCCCCGCCATCGGTGGTTCTCATGATCTGGTAGCCGCTGCCCTGATTAACAACGACCGCCCAGCCGCTGCTGCTGGTAGTGAAGTCCGCCCCGCGAGTATTAGCCGGAGTAGGAATCCGGCTCCAGGTGCCTCCGCCATCTTTTGTATAATAGGTAGAAGCGCGGTTATAGCCAAATCCGGTTGCACCGTCTACAAATTCTATACGCTCAAAGGCCGCCGGACTCTGGCTCAGCCGCTTCCAGGTGGAACCGCCATCCTTGGTACGGATCAGATATTTGTTCTGGCCGCCCTTCAAGGAGGCTAAGGCCCAGCCATGCACATTATCCGGAAACTCGATTTGCTGAAAGTTCCATTGTCCCTGATAGATCTCCTGGAAGTGGCATCCCCCATCCGATGTCCCAATCAAAAAACCGTTGCCGGCCGCCCGGCCCGTCTCTGCATTCAGAAAGTCCACTGTGGCAAAGGTAAGCGGGTCGGCTCCTTTAGCCGTCTGCTTCTTCTGCAAATCCTGCAGAATCCCATGATCTCCCGTACTGCAGGACGGTGCTGGTGTGGCGGGCGCTGCCGCCTGTGCCGGAGACACTGCGGTTCCCCAGCCCGAAAAGGCAAGCAGTCCCGCAGAGAGAATGGTTAAAGATCTTTGCTGCAATTTTCTAGTAATGTTCATTGAAACACCTCCTAGGGTATATTTACCCTATCCGGCAATCACGAAGCGGCGGCCGCTGTCGTGCCGGATTTCATACGGGCGCTGAACCCGTTAACTACTTTTTTCAATACAAAAGCCAGTCCCAGGGTAAGCAGGATGCCCGCCGCATTCAGGATAAGATTGTTCACAGGCAGCTCCAGGCTCCGCCGGAGATCCGCCAGAATTTTCAACATCCGTTCATGAATCAGGTAAATTTCCAGACTATGCGTGCCACAGAACGTAAGGAAGGGATACCGGGTCCATTTGTGCTCTGCCACCCAGTGCAGTCCTCCCGCCGTAAGCAGGCATAAGGGCAATGTAATCAGGATAAAAGGATACCACCACAGCCCATAGCTCCACACATATTCGCTCATATATTTCTGGATTGCTGCCAGCATCCCTACACCGGACAGAAGCATCCCCAGATATAGAATGCCATTTATCCGCGAGACAGCCTGTTTCTTGTCGATCAGGTAACCCACCCATACGCCAACGAAGAAGATCGGGATTCTTATCGTAAAAATCAGCAAATATGCGAGAGGTGTTCCCGATAGAACCACGCTAACCACAAGACCAATCAAGCTGGCCGCCGCCACAGTAACAAGCTTTCGCTGGCCCCTGAAAAAATGCATAAACAGCGGCGTAAGCAAATACAGCACCAGCAGGGCAGGAACGTACCAGTCAAACCGGCTGTCCCGTCCAAGCCAGAAACTAAGCGTGGTCAGGTTTAGAAGCACGTCCGTAAAGGGCATCTCACCCATTCCCCAATACAGCAGGCAAAAAATCAGCACCACCGGAAGATACGTAGGCAGAATCCGCTGCAGCCTTCTTTGATAAAATAAAGCTGTGCGGGTATTCGTGCGGGTTGCATAATAAAGCCCCAAGCCCGACACCAGCAGGAAGATATCCACCCCACCATATCCGTAGGCCTGCAAAGTGCCAAGAACCGGAACGGAGGAAAAACTTACCGTCGAGTGATAGAGCATCACCCACAGAATTGCCAGTCCCATGAGCTGGGTGCGGTACGTGCTGATCGCTGTGTAATTAAGCTTGTTCATGGACAACCTCCGGAAGGGGCGGTTGGCGGCGGGTAGACGGTTTGGCTGACATCAGGCTGGAGAGCTGTTTGTAATTCATTGCGAACAGCATACCCAGCGCAGTCTCCGCGAGAATAATCAGATCTCTGTTCGGGATTACCAGCGGGACCGCAACAACACCAATGACGATAAGCGCCCAAGGCAGCGGATGCTCCAAGTACTGCTCCACGTAGCGGTTAAGCCACAGCAAAACCTTCATCCCCACATAAGTGCAGACCAGAACCAGCCCCCACATCCACACAATGTACAGGCGGCCCAGACCCAGCCGGTCAAAAGCCAGGATCAGAAACAAATGGGTAAACAAAAATAGAAACGAATGCTTGCCGAAATACAGAACCAGGTTGGAGGATGCGTAGCTTTTTTTGCTCCTGAAAAGGTAGAAGACCCCGAACAACACGAACAGAGACAGCAGCAGATATTGCACGGACATATTGTATTTCACAAAATCCGTCTCGCGCACTTCTCCATAACTGACGATGGCCAGCATCACCCCGGTAGCCACAGCCGCCATGAGGTTTACCAGATTGTTGCACCGATAGGCAAGGACCCCCGCCGCAAACGCAAACATCCAAGGGAAATACGTGAAACCGACCGTTTCTGTGAAGAAAATAGATTGTAGAGGAAAGTCCGGCAACCGGTGGCCGATGAACGTATGTACTGCAAACACCAGCAGCGACAACAGGAGGTATAAATAGAGTGGAGGTTTGAGGTATTTCTCTAAAAGGTATACACTGATCACTCCGAGTGCGATGATCTGGGGAACATCCATGATCCGAAATGCCTGAATCTCCGGCCTCCACATCAGATTATAGGAAAACCCGATGAGCGCGAACAGCACATAAAAGCCGAGAAGCGATCCGAAACTGCGCCTTCGCACCAGCAGGGTGGTAGTCACACCTGAGACCGCAAAGAAGAGTACAGGGGCCACACCGGCAACAATCTGGAACACCCGTTCATTGCCGTTAAAATAAAGCGGAATATGCGCCATGATCATCAAAATACAGCTAATCCCCTTAATCGCATCCAATGAATAGTCATATTCCTTCATTCCCCTCACTTTCCTTTCCGTTCATATGGATTTCATTTCGATTATAAAACGAATCCTGCGATCTCCCACCCCTCTAAAGTGTAAGATTTCACATGAATTCTGCACGTATGTGCAATTTATTCCATACCTGCAGTTCCAACTACCCTTCTTTATATAACTATCAATAAATTATATCAACCAACTAAGGTAGTATATTGAAATAACTAGTTTGTACCATGTTCTTGCCTATTATTTCCTATAAACTATTGATAACTTATAGGGAAGGGGGCTGCCGTCAAGCCATGCAAGCTCCAGATACGACTTCAGCGACAACTGCAGCGGAATCAGCTTCCGCTACTTCCAGGACCCCGCGGCTCAAAGTGATCGACATGGTAAGAGGGATTACCATTCTGCTCGTCGTTGTGGGACATGCCGGCCTGACTCCGGTCGTGCTCAATGATATGTTCAGAGATTTCCGGCTCCCGCTGTTCTTTATCGTCTCCGGTTATCTGTTCAGCGCCTCCAAATATTTTGACAATTTCACAGCATTGCTTCGTACCCGTATCTTTACCCTCGTTGTTCCCTATCTGTCTGCCGGATTCCTCTGCTACCTGCTCTGGCTCATTCTTCGGACCCTCGAACCAAATCACAGTCCCGGTATTGCTTGGCATGAACCTATGCAGGCTATTGCGCTCGGCACCTATTCCGGGGGGCTGCTCCTGAATATTCCCAGCTGGTTTCTGACCTGCCTGTTCGTGACCCAGATCATCTTCTGCCTCAGTATGCGCTACCTGAGCGGACGCCCGCTGCTGCTGCAGCTTGCTGCCATGCTCGCCTTAAGCCTGTCCGGTTATGCTCTAAGCACCATAGTCTTCCTGCCCTGGAACATCGACGTTGCGCTCGTCGCCCAGCTCTTCGTGTTCATCGGCTACCAGCTCAAACAGCATCAACTGCTCAGCAAAATTCGCGTCTTCAACCTGGGCACCCTGGTATGGATGGCGCTTTTTCTCACAGCTGCTTACTTGAACAGCTATGTCGACATGAACAATAGAGAATACGGCAACCTGTTCCTCTTCTACACCGCCGGAATCGCCGGAAGCCTGCTCGCCATCAAAATGACCCAGCTACTCTCCAGATCCAGATTCTTCGCCGCCACCCTCACCTACATCGGCCAGGAATCGCTCGCTATCCTCATCTTCCACTACGGCATCTTCATCCTGCTGCTGAACTTCATGGAACGCTTCGTCTTCGCCAGCTACCTGGGCTGGTTTCCGACTACCGTTATTGCGGTGACAGGATCACTGGTGCTGAGTCTGGTAGTGAAGCGGGTACCGGGAATGGGGTTCGTGCTGGGGAGGACAAGAAAGAAAGCTGCGCCTCCAAGGAGCTATGTAGAGAGGGCAGCTTCCTAGTCTTAGTAAATTAAAGATTTACCTCCATCTTCCCGATAATAGTAAATGATGCACTTACTTATAGCGGAGACACAAGGAGGTTTTTTTTTGCAGGTTATGCAGAAGGAGTATCTGACTCCTCAATATATACGTCAATTCCAATGTACGGGAGCCGCTTGCGAAGACACTTGCTGCTCTTTATGGGAAATAACCATAGACCAATTAACCTATGAAAAGTACAAGCAGATTCCTGACACGAGCCTTCACAAAGAGATTAACAAGAATCTTGTGCGTAATCATAAAAGCAAAGAGTCATACGCTTCTTTTAAAATGAACCAAAAAACCGGAAACTGTTCTATGCTCTGTGACGGCCTCTGCACAATTCAAGCCAAGGTAGGAGAGACCTTCCTCTCACAGACCTGCTCGACCTATCCGCGAATTCTGAATGAGGCCGATGAGATTGAGGTATCTGCACTCTTGTCCTGTCCAGAGATCGCCCGCCTGGTACTTCTCTCAGAAGACGCCATGAACTTTACCCGAACCCATGAACTGCATACACCGAATTTGCGCATCAACCCGCTAGGCAGCCTTACCGATAAGAAGAAGCTATGTATTCAGAACCTGCGGGATATCACGCTGGAGGTTTTGAGCGACCGCCAGTTCTCTCTTCAACACCGGTTAATTATTATTGGAGTACTAATGGATAATACTGACGAGTTGCTTCGTTCAGGTGCATATGATAATGTTCTCTCTTTCTTGGATGAATTCAGAGGGGAGCTGGTCACTAACGAAGAGCTGCGCAACTATGGCGTATTTCCCTCAGACGATCAGATCCAATTCCAGATTTTGAACAATACCCTAATGGCGCACCTAAGTGAATTTTTATGGAATGCCCGCTACAATGAGTGCATGAATGAATACCTCACAGGCATACAGAGCAACGGGAGCAGCTTGAGTGAATCGTTACATACTTACCGCAGTGTACGCGAACAAATCTATGAACCCTACCTCCGGGAGAAGGAGTTTATTTTTGAGAACTATGTGATTAATCATGTGTACCAGAATTTCATGACCGATATTTATGCAGGGGGCAGCCTGTTCGACTTCTTCGTGAAGCTCGTTGCAGATTGTTCCTTCATTCGGCTTCACCTCATTGGAATGGCAGCGTACAGACAAGAGCTAACTGACGATATGGTCGTCAAGCTCATCCAGTCGTATACGAAAAACTACAAGTTCTCCAACAAATTTCTCAACGCAATACTTAAAGATATAAAAGATCAGGGATACTATAGCCTCGGGGGAATGTCCTTATTGATAAAGTAGCGACGAGATACAAGTCGGGAGGGTTACTATCAGGGCCGGAAACACATAAATTCTTATTTCCAAAAAACGGAGGCCCTTAGGCCTCCGTCTCACTTCCCTGCTTCCCCACCAGCCGCCGCCGTTTCGATCCACGCTTCACCCACAACCGCCCATCATCATCCCGATAGAACCATATATGTATCCATCGCAAAGGCGTCCATATTTCCTTAAAATAATAATTAGGCATGAGACCTCTCTCCTACCGCAGCAAAATAGATTTAACCCTAATTATAGACCGGGATACCTAGTTTGTTTGTCGGTTTGTGGGAGGGGCATAGGAATTTATTAGTATAAAAGATGAACTTCGTGAATTGAACCGCTTATAGCGGTTGAAATCCGGTGACAAGCTGGTAAGTTAGGCTGCGATCATCACATCTGGATTCTAGTGGAACCAGCGCTTAATCTGTTCCAATGCGTCTTTAGCCTCAGGACCGTTATAACCAAAAAGATTGCCAATCATCTTGGTATATTCGTTAAACGTCGTCTCCCGGCTGTACTTGTCACCCCACCAACGTTTGGCATTGTAGCCGGAATCCGAACCGACATACGTTAGCTTAATCCCGGAATGATTATAGACATGATCGAAAAGCAACTTCACCCGCCGCATGTGAAAATCCGAAGAAATAACAATGGCCGAAGTAAAGCCATGCTGCTTCATAATCGGAAGCGTCAGCTTTGCGTTCTGGTAGGTGCTTAGTGCTGCATCCTCGGTCAGAATGGCATCATCAGGGATGCCAAGAGCTAGGGCGGTTTGGAGCATGTCGCCGGAGGCGCTGGTTATCTCTTTGGAATTGGACAAGAGAAGATATGGGGCATAGCCCGATTTGTATAGTTCAACCGCATCCTCAATCCGGCCTGTGCCTCCACTTAGCACGATAATGGCATCTGCTTTTTTGGGAGACTGATTGAATTGAAGAAAACGCCCTGCACCAAAGAAGCACAATGTAAGAACTAACAGAACAGGCAAGTACAGAAAAAGAATTCTCTTTCTACGCTTGCCCGTCTTTTTAACCTTTATACTCTTCATAACTACTTCCGATACTCGCCGCTAAGAATTTGCTCCCACCACTCTGCGTTTGCCGTGTACCACTGTATCGTCTGCGCAATTCCAGTCTCAAAAGTGTACGTAGGCTTCCAGCCCAAGTTCTCCAGCTTGGTAGGATCGATAGCGTAACGCTTGTCATGCCCCAACCGGTCTGCAACAAATTCAATTAAATCTTCAGACTTACCCAGAGTATGGATGATGGTCTTCACCACCTCCAGATTCGTACGTTCATTATGACCGCCTACATTATACACTTCACCACTTACGCCTTCGTGCAAAACAAGGTCAATCGCAGCACAGTGATCATAGACATGCAGCCAGTCACGAATATTTTTGCCATCACCGTAAACTGGAACCTTTTGTTCGTTCAGAACTTTAGAGATCGTCAGAGGAATCAGCTTCTCCGGGAAATGGTACGGGCCGTAATTGTTAGAGCAGCGGGTAATGTTCATCGGCAAGCCGTACGTTTCATGGTAAGACCGGACTAGCAGATCTGAACCTGCTTTGCTTGCACTGTAAGGGCTATTCGGCTGCAAGGGAGTTTCTTCGGTAAAGAACACAGTCGGATCAAAATCCAGTTCACCGTAAACCTCATCCGTGGAGACATGAACAAATTTAGTCAGCCCTATCTTTCTGGACGCATCCAGCAGCACTTGTGTCCCCATAACATTCGTACGAACGAATACAGCCGGATCGGTAATGGAGCGGTCAACATGACTCTCTGCAGCGAAATGCACCACATAATCGAATTTCTCTTGTTCAAAAAGAGCAAAGATTGCCTCCCGATCGGCAATATCTGCTTGTACGAAACGATAGTTCTCCTTATTCTCGATTTGTCTATGCTTGGTCAGATCACCGGCATAGGTCAACAAATCCAGGTTTACTACATCGTAATCAGAATATTTATTAACCATGTAATGGACAAAGTTCCCGCCGATAAAACCGGCACCGCCGGTAATCAGCAATTTTTGCTTACTCATCATCTACACCTCAGAACTCTCTATTAATAATTCCCTAGCCGCCATATGTAAAATTCAAATTCGCATCCTTCAACAAAGGGGCCTTTTCATCCTTGGCAGATAGTACCGGGGCCACATGTATCGGCCATTCAACACCAATGGCGGGATCGTTCCACAGAATGCCACCGTCACATTCCGGGGCATACAGCTCATCACATTTATATTGAACCTCAACATCTTCTGTCAGCGTCATGAATCCATGTGCAAACCCCTTCGGAACCAGCAACTGCTTCTTGTTCTCCGCACTTAACTCCAGACCAAACCACTTGCTATACGTGGGGCTGCCTTTTCTAATATCTACAGCCACATCGTAGATGACTCCACGTGTACAACGGATAAGCTTCGTCTGCGCTTTAGGATTCAATTGATAATGAAGTCCTCTTAGAGTTCCTTTGACAGCAGAATACGATTGGTTATCCTGGACAAAAGAAATATCTATTCCATGTTCCCTAAATTTCGCATCACTGAATGTTTCCATAAACCATCCGCGATGGTCACCAAATACTGCCGGTTCAACGATAACTACACCAGGAAGTGCTGTTTCCGTCAATTTCATTTTTCTTCACACCTTTAAAACTTAATATTGGATTTTCCCGGTAGCTACTTTTATTAAATATTGACCATAACCTGTTTTGCTCAGCTTCTGCCCGCAGATCAACAAATGCTCTTTAGTGATCCAGCCATTAATATAGGCAATCTCCTCAAGAGCAGCGATCTTAATCCCTTGATGATCCTCGATCGTTCTAACAAAATTAGTCGCATCCACAAGACTTTGATGAGTTCCCGTATCCAGCCAAGTAAAGCCGCGGCCCAGCAGCTCAACATCCAGCTCACCAAGCTTAAGATAAGCTTCATTAATAGAAGTGATTTCAAATTCACCCCGAGAAGAAGGCTTAACATTTTTTGCAATCTCGATTACCCGGTTGTCATAGAAGTACAAACCAGTGATAGCATAATTAGATTTAGGCTGCGCAGGCTTTTCTTCCACACTAAGGACCTTACCATCATCATTAAACTCCACCACGCCAAAACGCTCTGGATCTTGCACATGATAACCAAACACCGTCGCACCTTGCGCTTTGTCTGAAGCCCGTTTCAGCATTTTCCGGATGCCGTTGCCATAATAAATATTGTCTCCGAGAATCATAGCCACTGAGTCATTCCCAATAAAAGACTCACCCAAAAGAAAAGCCTGAGCCAAACCGTCAGGACTTGGTTGCACTATGTATTGTAACGATATGCCGAACTGAGATCCATCTCCTAAGAGGCTTTCGAACCTAGGAGTATCTTCCGGTGTGGAGATGATCAGGATGTCATTAATTCCCGCAAGCATTAAAGTAGATAATGGGTAATAGATCATTGGTTTGTCGTAAATAGGTAACAGTTGTTTACTGGTTACCATAGTTAATGGGTAGAGGCGGGTTCCGCTGCCTCCGGCTAGGATTATGCCTTTCAAAATACTTCCTCCTCGATTAAATTCCTAAAGCCTCAATTTCTAAGTTTTTTAAAAAACATATCAAATAAATACACTGTAATTTTCTCCCTAATTATATATAAAGCCAAAAAATAAAACGTTCCTCCTAGTAAAATCCCAACAGCAAAAGACAGAAAAAGATTATCTATTAAATTACGAGATAAAATCATTACACCGCCCATCAGCATAGATACAACCAAATATGAGATGGAGGACTTGTTGATAAAACTAATTTCACTATACTTTAGATTCTTTTTAGCAATATAAAGTCTAATGCTTACCGCCATAAATTCAGAAAGCACTTGAACGATCCCAGCACCTAATAAACCAATCCTAGGAATCAGTAATA
This genomic window contains:
- the fliB gene encoding flagellin lysine-N-methylase; this encodes MQKEYLTPQYIRQFQCTGAACEDTCCSLWEITIDQLTYEKYKQIPDTSLHKEINKNLVRNHKSKESYASFKMNQKTGNCSMLCDGLCTIQAKVGETFLSQTCSTYPRILNEADEIEVSALLSCPEIARLVLLSEDAMNFTRTHELHTPNLRINPLGSLTDKKKLCIQNLRDITLEVLSDRQFSLQHRLIIIGVLMDNTDELLRSGAYDNVLSFLDEFRGELVTNEELRNYGVFPSDDQIQFQILNNTLMAHLSEFLWNARYNECMNEYLTGIQSNGSSLSESLHTYRSVREQIYEPYLREKEFIFENYVINHVYQNFMTDIYAGGSLFDFFVKLVADCSFIRLHLIGMAAYRQELTDDMVVKLIQSYTKNYKFSNKFLNAILKDIKDQGYYSLGGMSLLIK
- a CDS encoding YdcF family protein, with protein sequence MKSIKVKKTGKRRKRILFLYLPVLLVLTLCFFGAGRFLQFNQSPKKADAIIVLSGGTGRIEDAVELYKSGYAPYLLLSNSKEITSASGDMLQTALALGIPDDAILTEDAALSTYQNAKLTLPIMKQHGFTSAIVISSDFHMRRVKLLFDHVYNHSGIKLTYVGSDSGYNAKRWWGDKYSRETTFNEYTKMIGNLFGYNGPEAKDALEQIKRWFH
- the rfbA gene encoding glucose-1-phosphate thymidylyltransferase RfbA; this encodes MKGIILAGGSGTRLYPLTMVTSKQLLPIYDKPMIYYPLSTLMLAGINDILIISTPEDTPRFESLLGDGSQFGISLQYIVQPSPDGLAQAFLLGESFIGNDSVAMILGDNIYYGNGIRKMLKRASDKAQGATVFGYHVQDPERFGVVEFNDDGKVLSVEEKPAQPKSNYAITGLYFYDNRVIEIAKNVKPSSRGEFEITSINEAYLKLGELDVELLGRGFTWLDTGTHQSLVDATNFVRTIEDHQGIKIAALEEIAYINGWITKEHLLICGQKLSKTGYGQYLIKVATGKIQY
- the rfbC gene encoding dTDP-4-dehydrorhamnose 3,5-epimerase produces the protein MKLTETALPGVVIVEPAVFGDHRGWFMETFSDAKFREHGIDISFVQDNQSYSAVKGTLRGLHYQLNPKAQTKLIRCTRGVIYDVAVDIRKGSPTYSKWFGLELSAENKKQLLVPKGFAHGFMTLTEDVEVQYKCDELYAPECDGGILWNDPAIGVEWPIHVAPVLSAKDEKAPLLKDANLNFTYGG
- the rfbB gene encoding dTDP-glucose 4,6-dehydratase, with translation MSKQKLLITGGAGFIGGNFVHYMVNKYSDYDVVNLDLLTYAGDLTKHRQIENKENYRFVQADIADREAIFALFEQEKFDYVVHFAAESHVDRSITDPAVFVRTNVMGTQVLLDASRKIGLTKFVHVSTDEVYGELDFDPTVFFTEETPLQPNSPYSASKAGSDLLVRSYHETYGLPMNITRCSNNYGPYHFPEKLIPLTISKVLNEQKVPVYGDGKNIRDWLHVYDHCAAIDLVLHEGVSGEVYNVGGHNERTNLEVVKTIIHTLGKSEDLIEFVADRLGHDKRYAIDPTKLENLGWKPTYTFETGIAQTIQWYTANAEWWEQILSGEYRK